From Triticum urartu cultivar G1812 chromosome 2, Tu2.1, whole genome shotgun sequence, a single genomic window includes:
- the LOC125540810 gene encoding transcription factor RAX2-like: MGRAPCCDKNNVKKGPWSPEEDAKLKEFMDKHGTGGNWIALPQKAGLRRCGKSCRLRWLNYLRPNIKHGEFTEHEDRVICSMYASIGSRWSIIASQLPGRTDNDIKNYWNTKLKKKLMGSTTMAGAGPPPRAPRQNHHQHRPVLLPYSSSPHSNYSNFFPGAGALLQQSAEPLTLQPQDHYMLGSSGSLNPMGNSNGASAVQLQLLHATTAHRQLQVKEECGSGGAMIAFGCGDQQSCSSSDGTQYGGGQYVHGGRHHGKEMSFDNNNGYSAYGVYGNGASAVEQEHKLSFQLQHQQEQQQAQLDYSYEEIKQLLMTAAASGADGLIHDSELIGAHAAAAAAGKLTMM; encoded by the exons ATGGGGAGGGCGCCGTGCTGCGACAAGAACAACGTGAAGAAAGGGCCATGGTCGCCGGAGGAGGACGCCAAGCTCAAGGAGTTCATGGACAAGCACGGCACCGGCGGCAACTGGATCGCCCTCCCGCAGAAAGCAG GGTTGAGAAGATGTGGCAAAAGCTGCAGGCTTAGATGGCTAAACTACCTGAGGCCTAACATTAAGCATGGGGAGTTCACCGAGCATGAAGATAGGGTCATCTGCAGCATGTATGCAAGCATAGGAAGCAG GTGGTCGATCATCGCGTCGCAGCTCCCCGGCCGGACGGACAACGACATCAAGAACTACTGGAACACCAAGCTGAAGAAGAAGCTCATGGGCTCCACCACCATGGCGGGCGCCGGCCCTCCGCCGCGCGCGCCACGGCAGAACCATCACCAACACCGGCCGGTCCTGCTGCCCTACTCATCGTCGCCCCACTCCAACTACAGCAACTTCTTCCCCGGTGCCGGCGCGCTCCTCCAGCAGTCCGCGGAACCCCTAACCCTACAACCACAAGACCACTACATGCTCGGAAGCTCAGGCTCCCTGAACCCCATGGGCAACAGCAACGGCGCCTCCGCGGTACAGCTGCAGCTGCTGCACGCAACGACGGCCCACCGGCAGCTGCAGGTGAAGGAGGAATGCGGCAGCGGCGGCGCCATGATCGCGTTCGGCTGTGGCGACCAGCAGAGCTGCAGCTCGTCCGACGGGACGCAGTACGGCGGAGGCCAGTACGTGCACGGCGGCCGCCACCACGGGAAGGAGATGAGCTTCGACAACAACAACGGGTACAGCGCCTACGGAGTGTACGGCAACGGCGCCAGCGCGGTGGAGCAGGAGCACAAGCTGTCGTTTCAGCTGCAGCACCAGCAGGAGCAGCAGCAGGCGCAGCTGGACTACAGCTACGAGGAGATCAAGCAGCTCCTGatgacggcggcggcgagcggcgccgACGGCCTGATCCACGACTCGGAGCTGATCGGCGCGCACGCAGCCGCGGCCGCCGCCGGAAAGCTGACGATGATGTAA